GTCGATGAGGCAGAGAAAAGCCCTGAGGTGCGGGTGATCGTTGTCACAGGGGCGGGCGGGGCGTTTGGGTCGGGGGCAGATATGCGGGCGGCGATGGCAATCAGCCCAACGCCCACCGATGCCCACCGCATTTTGACTGAATCGTTTGCTCCGGCAATTCGGGCGCTGTGGGAGTGTCCGCTTCCGGTGATTGCCGCAGTGGACGGTGTGGCGGCGGGGATAAGCTGCGATCTGGCGCTGGCGTGCGATCTGCGCTTGCTCTCAACACGGGGGGCGTTTATGGAATCCTTCATCCGCTTGGGGTTGATTCCTGATGGCGGAGGGACGTTTCTGCTCCCGCGCTTGGTTGGGTTGGGGCGGGCGCTGGAGATGATGTATTTTGGGGATAAGATTGAGGCACAAGAGGCACTTGCCCTCGGTTTAGCGAATAAAGTGTTTCCCCTTGAGACGTTCGAGGCAGAGGTTGCCGCCTATGCCAGCCGTTTGGCGGGGCAGTCCCCACAGGCGCTTTGGCGCGGCAAACGGGCGATGAAGGCGGCGCTCTTAGAGGGGGACTTGAGGGCGGCACAGTCCCGTGAGGCGTCGGAACAATTAGCGATCCTCAGCGGCGAGGATGGCTTTGAAGGGTTTGCCGCTTTTTTGGAAAAACGGCAGCCCGTATGGAAATGGAAGCGGGGCGAGCTGTAGGGCTTACATAATTGAACTTGTTTACCCTCTATTCATCGAAAGGGACGGGTTGAGGGGAAAGTCCCTTCAAAAAGCTGATTTCCCCCTTTGCCCTCAGTGGGCTAGGCTGTGTTGACATTTGGGGTTCTTTAGAAATTTTCTCGATGGTCTACTAGGGCGACTCGATCAGGTCGTCCTTGATGTATCAGACGAAATGAGACAGACCAGATGAGAGCGTCGTTTTAAGGGGTTTTGGCGGCACCCCAAATCGTTATGCTTCGGGTGATCTTCGTGTGCCTTGTGGGTTAGGGATCGTCCAATAGGAAACGGCGTTAAGGAGGGGGGGTATCCTGAAGGGGGTCATTTCCCCGCTGGGGGCATCCATAGCCCGCATAGGGAATCCGTTTTAGGATTTCGCCTGTTGCCGCCTTCCAGACAACGAGATCGGTTTTGCTTGTCGTGACGATGCTGTCCCCATCGGGATTCCAACGCACCCAGGGGGGTGTCGTGCTATCGCGCTGCATCCACATCATTTGCCCACTCAGGGCGTCCCAAACACCTGCCCGCCCATCCACATAGGCGATGGCGATTTGCGCCCCATTCGGGATCCAATCAAGGGAGATGGCGGGCGTGGTATCGGCACTAACAGGGCTAGGGACTTTTTTGGTAAAGGGGATGTCTTCCAGCCAAAATTGCCGTACAAAGCGATAAGGCGATTCTTGCGCCATACTTGGGCGCGGGTTTGTGCTGCCACCAATCCCCATAAAGACGAGACTTAGAATCAGAGTAAGTTTACGCATAATCAAGGTGTTTCTTTCTGTGGGATGTAGTTTCATGGCAGACCTTCCCAGAAGGGGTAAGCTATTCATTCTACCTCAACGGTAGGAACGCACGGTGGAGCGTCCTATGCTACAATAACGCCTATGGCTACCCAGAAACGTTGGCGTTTTGCTCCCCTCCCCCCCCATGGGGTTATTGCTGATTACGAAACATGCGGGATACATCCCATCCTTGCCCAAATTTTATACCAGCGCGGGTTTACCGACCCCACCGAGGCACAGGCGTTTCTGAGAGGCGAATCCTCCCTGGGTGACCCTTTCAAACTAAAAGGAATGGCGGCAGCCGTCGCTCGTATTCGGACGGCAATCAAACGCCGCGAGGTGATCATCGTCTATGGCGACTTTGACGCTGATGGGGTAACCAGTACGGCGCTTCTTGTCAGTGTGCTGCGGGCGCTAGGGGCGAACGTCCGAGAATACATCCCAGATCGCGTTGACGAAGGTTACGGATTGAACGATGCCGCCCTCATTGCGCTGGCGAAGGCAGGGGCGAAGTTGGTCATCACCGTTGACTGTGGGATTCGTTCCCTTCATGAGGTGGAGACGGGAATTCGCGCCGGGTTGGATATGATCGTTACCGATCATCACTCGGTTGGTCTGGAGATTCCGCGAGCCACTGCTGTGATTAACCCCAAACAAGCGGGCTGCAAGGGCGAGCCAATGTTGGCAGGGGTGGGCGTCACCTTTAAATTGGCGTCAGCACTGATCAAAGCGGCGATCCAGCAGGATCGCTGGCAGCCGACAATCACCCCTGATGATCTTCTCGATCTCGTGGCGCTTGGAACGGTTGCCGATCTTGTGCCGCTGGATCGCCCGGAAAACCGCGCCCTCGTCGCTGGCGGACTGGCACGCTTACGGGAGGCAAAGCGCCCCGGCGTTCGCGCCCTTTTAGATGCGGCGGGGCTTGCCCCCGATAAGGTGGATACCACCGCCATTGGCTTTATCCTTGCCCCTCGGATCAATGCGGCGGGGCGGCTGAGACACGCACGGTTGGCGTATGAGCTTTTGATTAGCGACGATCCCTTGTTTCTTAGCGAACGGGCAAAACAACTTAGTGACCTCAACGAGGAACGACAGCGGCTCACCCGCCAGATGCACGATTTTGCCCGCACCCATGCCGGACTCGATGTTTTGGAACGGGGGACGGCTGTTCCGCTCATCTTCGCTGCTGACGCTGACTTTATTCAGGGGATTGTGGGCTTGGTTGCCGGACGCCTGACGGAGGAATTTTACCGCCCGTCGATAGTCGTCCACTACGACGCCGAAAAAGGGGAAAGTCATGGATCGTGCCGCAGCATTGCGGAGTTTGACATCACCGCCGCCCTTGATCAATGTGCTGATCTGCTGATCCGGCATGGCGGACATGCTCAGGCGGCGGGTTTTGCTATTCACAATGACAATCTCCCTCACTTTCGGGAACACATGATGGGCATAGCCGAGGCATCCCTGCGCGGGCTGACGCTCCAACCGAGCCTCGCCATTGATGCCGATATTCCCCTTGCGGCGGCGGATGGGGCGCTCTACGAGGCATTGCAACTGCTCCAACCATGCGGAAATTCCATGACTGTGCCGATCCTCAGTTCGCGGCGACTAAAGGTGTTGGAGGCGCGGGGAGTGGGCAAAGACAATGCTCATCTGAAACTGAGTTTTACCGATGGCAAGCTCATCCGGCATGGGATCGCTTTTCGGATGGGGGAACGTGCCGAAGGATTGCCCCCCTTGATCGACCTTGCCTACGAACTTGTGCTGAATGAGTGGAACGGAAATCAGCGGTTGGAGTTCATCATCCAAGATATTCGTCCCTCAGAGTGAGTGCGGCATATGGAAGATTAGGAAGGAATCGGTTAGAATACCCTTTGTTTCATGAAACTGCCGTGTTTATGATATGACGCCGCCGTGACATAAGCGAGGGGGACGCCCGCATGACAGGCACATCCAAGCAAGAGCAATTTGAAAATGCCGTGCGTGACCTGATGACCGCCTTCGATGTGGAGCGCCCGCCCGTCCCTATCGAGGTCATGCTAAAGCGCCCCAAACCCGGTATGTGGCAAGAAGTCAACCTGAGCGAACTATCCCTCTCATTCATTTCTGTAAAACACCAGCACAGCCCCCGTATGTCTGTTGCCCGCCTTTTGGCACGGCATATCTGCCGCAGCCCCTGGGGGTTGGAGCGCGGGTTGGACGAATATGCAAACAACGATGATGATATTCGGATGTTTGCGCGGGCAATTGTCATGCCCTTTTTTATGCTGGCGGAAGTGTCCCTGAACAGCCGTGTTCCGGCGGCACTTGTCACCCGCTTTGAAGTCCCCGACGACGATGCAGCCCAACGGTTGATTGATCTGGGGTTTGCTTAAATCGCTCTATAGAGCTTTCTGCATCATGGATCAAGGGTATTACGTGTGGATGCTCGCACTATCGCCTATCTGAATGAATTGAATCAAGCCTTTTATAAACAAATTGTCGAGAATTTTGACGAATCACGCGGGCGGGCATGGGCTGGTTGGGCGCGAATTCTGCCTTATGTGTCAGGGATCACACCGCTCCGTGTTTTAGATGCTGGCTGCGGCAACGGGCGCTTAGGACGTTTCCTCTCTCGCCACCTCAGCACACCCATTCACTATCATGGAATTGATTACATCGAGGAACTCCTTACAGCGGCACGGGAAGCCTTTGCCGCACGAGGTATCCTCCCCGACGCCCGCCTAGAAGTGTGCGACATCCTAACCAACCCGCCCGGCAGCGGGGTATATGATGTGGTGGCGCTGATGGGCGTGCTGCACCACATCCCCGGCGGGGAAAGCCGTGCGGCGCTGCTCAGCGCCCTTGCCGAACGTGTGTCCGTAGGGGGCGTGTTTGTCTTTACGGCGTGGTGCTTTTATGATTATCCGCGTTTCCGCGAACGGCTGCTCCCAATCCCCACCGGTTATGCCACAGAGACGGGCGATTTTCTCATGGATTGGCGGCGGGGACATGCCGCACAGACAGCACTGCGTTACTGTCATCATGTGGACGAGACAGAATACGCGGCGTTGATAGCAAGGTCGACGGCACAAGGGCTGACAGCAGTCGCTACCTTTCGTGCCGATGGGCATACAGAGGATAGTAACCGTTATGCTATCTTACAGCGTTTGCGGTGAGATAACGATAAAAAACGTGGGGCTATTCCTCCCCTAAACAATGCCATTCTTCGCCCATTTTCCCCTTTCGATGCTAAACGGACAATTTTCGACTATACTTCTTTCTATCGGGATCGTGCCGCACTGCTGCGAAGGGATCGGATGTGTCGAAGATTCTCTGTCTTCATTCCATGCGCGATAACGTTGGGAAAACAACGGTTGTGACGAACATCGCCGCCCTTATGGTGGCACGCGGAAAACGTGTTTGTCTGGTAGATGCGGATTTTCGTAAGCCCTCGCTGCATAAGGCGTTTGGCTTGTCTGAGAGCGATCTCCCTCGTTCGCTCAGCGATTTTCTTCTCGGTTCAGAGCCGATCAGCGCCGCCGTTTATGACATTACCAACCGCTTTGGCAAAATGGCGAAAGGGCGTGTTTATCTCATTCCGGCACACGGGGCGACCAGCCAAGCCAGTACGATCCAAGCGCGGGGCTACGATCCGAACCAAGTGAAAGAAGGTTTGGATTACCTTGCCGGCGTGCTGGACATTGATTATTTCATCATTGATGCCCGCGCCGGTTTGGATGAGCAGACGCTCCCTCTCTACGCTATCACCGACATATTGGCGGTTATCCTCATGCTGAACGCTGAAGATTTTCAAGGAACAGGGGTGTTGACCGAAGTTGCCGAGAAAATCGCTGTCCCCTTAGTGACCATCCTCGTCAACGATGTTCCCGATTCGTTCGATCCCAACAACATCCGCGCCGAGATGGAGCGCGTGTACAAGCTAAAGCCTGCTGCTATCATTCCCCACGTTGATCTTCCCGAAGGCAAATCCGGTATTCCAGCAATTGATTTTCCCTACAGCCCGATGGTGGTTGCCATTGGCGGTTTGGCAAAGCTCGTTATGGAATGGGGATAACACATGGATCGACTTGCCCCCACCCCGACAAACGCCGACAAGAAGGCGGATTACACGGTTGGCTTTACCGATCAAACCGCCGAACTGCGGCTGGAGAGCCTCCCCACGCAAGGGGATATTCCCCACTGGCTGCGGGGGACGCTGATCCGCAACAGTCCGGGGAAATTTTGGGCGGGAACTGAGGAGATGCACCATTGGTTTGATGGGCTGGCAATGCCCCATAGCTTTATGGATCAACTGGTCAAGGTCGATGCCCAAACAGGCAAAACGACGATCTGGGCAGCGCCGAATTGTCACCCAGGTGAGCCTGTTTTCGTCCCTGCACCCAACGCCCAGGAGGAAGATGATGGGGTGACTTGACCGTTGCGGTAAATCCGGCGGCGGGACATTCGTCCTTAATCATCCTTGATGCGAAAACGTTCACCGAGCGTGGGCGTGCCAATGTGCCGATCCACCTCCCTTTGGGGTTTCACGGGAGTTTCTTCGAGAAATAGGAAACGAAATCCCTGCCCTCATCATACCCTGTGTCCCGTTGGAGCATCGTCCGAAAGACGGCTGCCTCTCAGCGCGTCGAATCATGCGCGAAAAATCACCTTCTCCAGAATGAGGGCTGCTCCTTATGCCGTCTTATACACCAAAACGGGCGATGGTTATCGTTGCCCACCCGGATGATATTGAGTTTAGCTGTGCGGGGACAATTGCCCGTTGGGTGCGCGAAGGGGCGGAGGTCTGTTACGTCCTCTGCACCAGTGGGGATGTGGGCATTGCCACCCCCGGTATGACGAACGCCGAAGCAACACGCATTCGCGAGGCAGAACAAACAGCGGCAGCAGAGGTTGTTGGGGTACATAACGTGGTCTACCTGCGCGAGCCAGATGGCATGTTAGAGGCAACCCTCCACCTGCGCAAGCGGCTTGTGCGGGAAATTCGGCGGTTTAAACCAGATACGGTGATTGTCGGTGATCCCCAGCAGTTGTGGTCGGTGGGGGAGGGGTATATCAACCACCCCGATCATCGCGCCGCCTCTCTTGCCGCAGTGGATGCCATTTTTCCAGCAGCGGGGCAGCCAAATCTGTTTCAAGAATTAGAGTCAGAAGGGCTGACCGCCCATAAGGTTCACAAAGTCTATGTTCTCTCGTGGGAAAAGGCGACGACATGGGTGAACATCACCGACACGATTGATCTGAAGGTTGAAGCGCTCAAAAAGCATGTCAGTCAGATGGGCGATTGGGATGTGGCGACAGAGATCAAAAAGTGGGCGGCGGAGATTGGCAAAGGGCATGAGATGGATTATGCCGAGGGGTTCCGCGTGATCACCTTTGAGGATGCTCTCGCAAAAGAAGCACCCGCCTCCACAGAGGCAGAAACTGTCGCTGGCTGATTCCCTCTGAGCATTTATGGTTTGTCTCTGTGGCGTTCGTTGAGGACGCCACCACAACAAAGGATGTCCTCTCCATGACGTTTTCCCACAATACGATGCTCAGCCCCTTTACGTGGCGCTATGGCTCAGAGTCAATGCGTGCGCTGTGGTCGGAGGTTCATGGACGGCGGCTCTGGCGGCAGTTGTGGGTAGCACTGGCGACGGCACAGCACGAGATTGGCTTGGTGACACAGGCGCAGCGTGATGACCTTCGCGCGCATGTCGATGAGATCAATATAGAGCGAGCGCACGCTATCGAGGCGGAAATTAAACATGACCTCATGGCGGAAGTGCGCACCTATGCCGAACAATGCCCGATTGGGGGGGGAATCATCCATCTCGGCGCAACGAGCATGGATATTGAAGACAACGCGACAGCGCTCCGCTTGCGGGATTCGCTGACGATGGTGATTGATCGTCTTGCGGGCGTCTTGCGGACGCTGGCAACGTTGATTGACGCTCATGCAGAGATGCTCTGCATTGCCTACACGCATCTTCAGCCCGCCTCGCTCACGACGCTAGGCTATCGCTTGGCAAATTATGGGCAAGACCTCCTTGCGGGATGGGAACACCTTCGCCAAGCACGGCGCGATCTGCGTGGAAAAGGATTTAAGGGTGCGGTAGGGACATTGGCAACCTATGCCCACCTCGTCGCTGATCAGGGTGTCACAGCGGCGCAGCTTGAGGGGCGGATCATGGCGCTGATCGGCTTGGAGGCGTTTCCCGTCGCCACCCAAACCTATACCCGCCGCCAAGATTGGGTTATCCTCTGCGCTCTTGCCGATGTGGGCATGACCGCCTACCGTTTCGCCTTCGATCTCCGCTTGCTGCAATCGCCCCCCTTTGGGGAATGGGCAGAGCCATTCGGCGCGGCGCAGGTTGGCTCTAGCGCCATGCCCTTCAAGCGCAACCCGATCAATGCCGAAAATATGGATAGCCTCGCCCGCTACCTTGCCGCTTTGCCAAGCGTGGCGTGGGACAACGCCGCCCACAGCCTTCTTGAACGGACACTGGACGACTCGGCAAACCGGCGGGTGATCCTCCCCGAAGGATTTCTCGCCTGTGAGGAAATTCTCATCCGCTTAGAGCGGCTTGTGCGCGGACTGCGTCTTGATGATCGCGCCATTCACGAGAACGTTCAGCGTTATGGTGTGTTCAGCGTCACCGAGCGCTTGCTTATGGAGGCGGTCAAAAGTGGCGGAGATCGCCAGATGCTCCATGAGGTGATCCGCGAACACAGCCTTGCCGCATGGGCAGCCCTGTGCGATGGAAGAGCCAACCCGCTGG
This genomic interval from Anaerolineales bacterium contains the following:
- a CDS encoding carotenoid oxygenase family protein — translated: MTVAVNPAAGHSSLIILDAKTFTERGRANVPIHLPLGFHGSFFEK
- a CDS encoding WD40 repeat domain-containing protein; its protein translation is MRKLTLILSLVFMGIGGSTNPRPSMAQESPYRFVRQFWLEDIPFTKKVPSPVSADTTPAISLDWIPNGAQIAIAYVDGRAGVWDALSGQMMWMQRDSTTPPWVRWNPDGDSIVTTSKTDLVVWKAATGEILKRIPYAGYGCPQRGNDPLQDTPPP
- the purB gene encoding adenylosuccinate lyase is translated as MTFSHNTMLSPFTWRYGSESMRALWSEVHGRRLWRQLWVALATAQHEIGLVTQAQRDDLRAHVDEINIERAHAIEAEIKHDLMAEVRTYAEQCPIGGGIIHLGATSMDIEDNATALRLRDSLTMVIDRLAGVLRTLATLIDAHAEMLCIAYTHLQPASLTTLGYRLANYGQDLLAGWEHLRQARRDLRGKGFKGAVGTLATYAHLVADQGVTAAQLEGRIMALIGLEAFPVATQTYTRRQDWVILCALADVGMTAYRFAFDLRLLQSPPFGEWAEPFGAAQVGSSAMPFKRNPINAENMDSLARYLAALPSVAWDNAAHSLLERTLDDSANRRVILPEGFLACEEILIRLERLVRGLRLDDRAIHENVQRYGVFSVTERLLMEAVKSGGDRQMLHEVIREHSLAAWAALCDGRANPLVDLLCGDEQITQLLPVERVRALMQPDGFVGEAPQRARAMAVTIREAVGV
- a CDS encoding PIG-L family deacetylase, giving the protein MVIVAHPDDIEFSCAGTIARWVREGAEVCYVLCTSGDVGIATPGMTNAEATRIREAEQTAAAEVVGVHNVVYLREPDGMLEATLHLRKRLVREIRRFKPDTVIVGDPQQLWSVGEGYINHPDHRAASLAAVDAIFPAAGQPNLFQELESEGLTAHKVHKVYVLSWEKATTWVNITDTIDLKVEALKKHVSQMGDWDVATEIKKWAAEIGKGHEMDYAEGFRVITFEDALAKEAPASTEAETVAG
- a CDS encoding enoyl-CoA hydratase/isomerase family protein codes for the protein MSEPFLITTEGGVRTLTFNRPEIRNALDKDTANWLRDAVDEAEKSPEVRVIVVTGAGGAFGSGADMRAAMAISPTPTDAHRILTESFAPAIRALWECPLPVIAAVDGVAAGISCDLALACDLRLLSTRGAFMESFIRLGLIPDGGGTFLLPRLVGLGRALEMMYFGDKIEAQEALALGLANKVFPLETFEAEVAAYASRLAGQSPQALWRGKRAMKAALLEGDLRAAQSREASEQLAILSGEDGFEGFAAFLEKRQPVWKWKRGEL
- the recJ gene encoding single-stranded-DNA-specific exonuclease RecJ codes for the protein MATQKRWRFAPLPPHGVIADYETCGIHPILAQILYQRGFTDPTEAQAFLRGESSLGDPFKLKGMAAAVARIRTAIKRREVIIVYGDFDADGVTSTALLVSVLRALGANVREYIPDRVDEGYGLNDAALIALAKAGAKLVITVDCGIRSLHEVETGIRAGLDMIVTDHHSVGLEIPRATAVINPKQAGCKGEPMLAGVGVTFKLASALIKAAIQQDRWQPTITPDDLLDLVALGTVADLVPLDRPENRALVAGGLARLREAKRPGVRALLDAAGLAPDKVDTTAIGFILAPRINAAGRLRHARLAYELLISDDPLFLSERAKQLSDLNEERQRLTRQMHDFARTHAGLDVLERGTAVPLIFAADADFIQGIVGLVAGRLTEEFYRPSIVVHYDAEKGESHGSCRSIAEFDITAALDQCADLLIRHGGHAQAAGFAIHNDNLPHFREHMMGIAEASLRGLTLQPSLAIDADIPLAAADGALYEALQLLQPCGNSMTVPILSSRRLKVLEARGVGKDNAHLKLSFTDGKLIRHGIAFRMGERAEGLPPLIDLAYELVLNEWNGNQRLEFIIQDIRPSE
- a CDS encoding class I SAM-dependent methyltransferase; the encoded protein is MDARTIAYLNELNQAFYKQIVENFDESRGRAWAGWARILPYVSGITPLRVLDAGCGNGRLGRFLSRHLSTPIHYHGIDYIEELLTAAREAFAARGILPDARLEVCDILTNPPGSGVYDVVALMGVLHHIPGGESRAALLSALAERVSVGGVFVFTAWCFYDYPRFRERLLPIPTGYATETGDFLMDWRRGHAAQTALRYCHHVDETEYAALIARSTAQGLTAVATFRADGHTEDSNRYAILQRLR
- a CDS encoding carotenoid oxygenase family protein, which codes for MDRLAPTPTNADKKADYTVGFTDQTAELRLESLPTQGDIPHWLRGTLIRNSPGKFWAGTEEMHHWFDGLAMPHSFMDQLVKVDAQTGKTTIWAAPNCHPGEPVFVPAPNAQEEDDGVT
- a CDS encoding AAA family ATPase, with the protein product MSKILCLHSMRDNVGKTTVVTNIAALMVARGKRVCLVDADFRKPSLHKAFGLSESDLPRSLSDFLLGSEPISAAVYDITNRFGKMAKGRVYLIPAHGATSQASTIQARGYDPNQVKEGLDYLAGVLDIDYFIIDARAGLDEQTLPLYAITDILAVILMLNAEDFQGTGVLTEVAEKIAVPLVTILVNDVPDSFDPNNIRAEMERVYKLKPAAIIPHVDLPEGKSGIPAIDFPYSPMVVAIGGLAKLVMEWG